A single genomic interval of Orcinus orca chromosome 19, mOrcOrc1.1, whole genome shotgun sequence harbors:
- the LOC125962189 gene encoding leucine-rich repeat-containing protein 37A3-like translates to MDVTLQPLNLELTNTPESTTEGEFPTAQQEALAPPLEHNEETEPSPTQHNPAEDPSSAFRVEIEPFATLQEQPAQPPEPSSGEVEPTPTQQEQPAQPPEHDEMTVSPPSHPQAQHSNLSSVAVKPADVELTITKEPLQRIFYNTA, encoded by the exons ATGGA TGTTACACTTCAACCTCTGAATTTGGAACTTACCAACACTCCAGAGTCCACTACAGAAGGTGAATTTCCTACAGCTCAGCAGGAGGCCCTGGCTCCACCTCTTGAGCATAATGAGGAGACAGAACCTTCTCCAACCCAGCA CAACCCAGCAGAAGACCCCAGCTCAGCTTTCAGAG tGGAGATAGAACCTTTTGCAACCCTGCAGGAGCAACCAGCTCAGCCTCCAGAGCCTTCTTCAGGGGAGGTGGAACCTACTCCAACTCAACAAGAACAGCCAGCTCAACCTCCAGAGCATGATGAAATGACAGTTTCACCTCCAAGTCACCCTCAGGCTCAGCATTCAAACTTATCCAGTGTCGCTGTCAAACCTGCAGATGTGGAGCTTACCATAACAAAAGAACCACTCCAGAG AATTTTCTACAACACAGCATGA